A single window of Montipora capricornis isolate CH-2021 chromosome 14, ASM3666992v2, whole genome shotgun sequence DNA harbors:
- the LOC138032078 gene encoding REPTOR-binding partner-like yields MAEASPLSTKRKSFEGIILQEVNSPIETEGMKFSWAASSRRTKHDSISSVDSNSSSDSPFPDSPSFSTSKMNSIKKPCGKKRGRRPSKIDLEAKLERSRQSARECRARKKLRYKCLEDMIADKESYVYKLRDELEMYRYWCKAVDKGVYPTELQQFIKEHAADDKLQ; encoded by the exons ATGGCTGAGGCCTCTCCATTATCTACAAAGAGGAAATCATTCGAAGGAATAATACTTCAAGAAGTCAACAGTCCAATCGAAACAGAGGGTATGAAGTTTTCCTGGGCTGCTTCTTCTCGAAGGACAAAACACGATAGTATTTCTTCAGTGGACAGCAATTCTTCGTCTGATTCTCCATTCCCAGATTCTCCTAGTTTTTCAACTTCAAAAATGAACTCGATTAAAAAGCCCTGTGGTAAAAAGAGGGGCAGGAGGCCTTCGAAAATCGATCTTGAAGCAAAACTTGAACGAAGCCGACAATCTGCACGCGAATGTCGCGCAAGAAAGAAACTGCGATACAAGTGTTTGGAAGATATGATTGCCGACAAAGAAAGCTATGTTTATAAGCTTCGAGACGAACTTGAAATG TATCGTTACTGGTGCAAGGCTGTGGATAAAGGGGTATACCCCACAGAACTCCAGCAGTTCATTAAAGAGCATGCAGCTGATGATAAGTTGCAATGA